From the genome of Chanos chanos chromosome 5, fChaCha1.1, whole genome shotgun sequence, one region includes:
- the jund gene encoding transcription factor JunD → MEISLYTDEALNDSQRISSIFSQGSMMKKDMNLNLDDQGNANLKTDLRDEEGILNSPELGLLKLASPELERLIIQSNGMVTTTPTSQFVYPKSVSDEQEFAEGFVKALEDLHKQNQLNGGPCVPPTLNRLSTSTSLTLPSDLPVYTNLNTYGSSPLGTTVNYSTDTIPFPPPPSHPISAQQAQTRLQSLKDEPQTVPDMQSFGDSPPLSPIDMDTQERIKAERKKLRNRIAASKCRKRKLERISRLEDKVKTLKSQNTELASTASVLREQVAQLKQRVMNHVNNGCQLLPNQVQAY, encoded by the coding sequence ATGGAAATAAGCCTCTATACTGACGAAGCGTTGAACGACAGTCAGAGAATTTCAAGTATCTTTTCACAAGGCAGCATGATGAAGAAAGACATGAATCTAAACCTCGATGACCAGGGTAACGCTAATCTGAAAACAGATTTGCGTGACGAAGAGGGCATTCTGAATTCTCCTGAATTAGGGTTGTTGAAGCTGGCGTCTCCGGAGCTGGAAAGGTTGATCATTCAATCGAACGGTATGGTTACCACAACTCCAACCTCCCAGTTCGTCTATCCGAAGTCGGTGAGCGACGAGCAAGAATTCGCCGAGGGCTTTGTGAAGGCGTTGGAGGATCTCCACAAACAAAATCAACTGAACGGGGGACCGTGCGTCCCGCCGACGCTTAACAGGCTGAGTACCAGTACATCGCTAACCTTGCCGTCAGACCTTCCAGTTTACACGAACTTGAACACATATGGAAGTAGCCCATTGGGTACCACAGTGAATTACTCTACGGACACTATTCCTTTTCCACCACCGCCTTCACACCCGATTAGCGCACAACAAGCGCAAACACGACTTCAGTCCCTAAAGGACGAACCTCAAACCGTTCCTGACATGCAGAGCTTCGGTGACagtcctcctctgtctcctatCGACATGGACACACAGGAACGCAttaaggcagagagaaagaagctcCGGAACAGAATAGCAGCGTCCAAGTGCCGCAAGAGAAAGCTGGAAAGGATATCACGACTAGAAGACAAGGTCAAAACTCTGAAATCTCAGAACACTGAACTCGCTTCGACAGCAAGTGTACTGAGAGAGCAAGTGGCTCAGCT